In Streptomyces sp. 71268, the DNA window CGACGGTGCCGGCGGCCACGATCTGGCCCGCGCCGTTCACGTTCGCCGGCGTCAGGCCCAGCTTCTCCAGGTGCGGCAGGACCACGTCCTGGTCGCCGCCGAGCAGGGCGGCCATGCCGGTCTCGGCCACCGCCGCGGCCTCGGCCATCGCCAGGCCGCGCTTGCGCACCAGGCGCAGCGCGTCCACGGTCGACAGCACGCCGGTCAGCGCGGCCGCGGCCACCTCGCCGACGCTGTGCCCGGCCGCCACGCCCACCTTCGCGGAGAAGTCCTCCGCGGTCGGGAAGAGCTGCTGGGCCGAGACCAGCGCGGCGGCCACGAGCAGCGGCTGCGCCACGGCGGTGTCCCGGATCTCGTCCTCGTCGGCCTTCGTCCCGTAGTGGACGAGGTCGAGGTCGAGGACGGTGGACCAGGCGCGAAGCTGGTCCTCAACGCCGGGAAGTTCGAGCCAGGGGGTGAGGAAGCCGGGCGTCTGAGCGCCTTGGCCGGGAGCGACGAGTACGAGCACTCTCACACTCTCTCTTGTGCGGGGTCCCGAACGCCCGTGGGGACAGGGACGAAGAACCGTGTGGGGAATTGTTGGGCTTGGACAAAACCCTGGACTCACGTTCCGGCGTCGGTCAGCCGCCCCAGGATGAGCGCGATACGCAGCGTGAACGCCGACCGCACGTCGGAAGGTGACCACCCGGTGACGTCGGTCACACGTCGCAGCCGGTAGCGCACGGTGTTGGGGTGCACGAACAACATCCGGGCGGCGCCCTCCAGGCTGCTCGCCTGCTCCAGGTACACGCTCAGCGTTTCCAGGAGGGCCGAGCCCGCCTCGCTCAACGGTCTGTAGATCTCCTCCACTAGCTGTTCACGAGCGGCAGGGTCGCCCGCCATCGCTCGTTCGGGCAGGAGATCGTCCGCGAGAACCGGTCGCGGAGCGTCGGGCCAGGCCGCGCTCGCCTTTAGGCCGGCCGCCGCCGCCCCGGCCGAACGGGTCGCCGACACCAGGTCGCCCACCACCGGGCCGGCGACCACGGGACCGGGCGCGAACGGGCCGATGAGGGCCTTCGCCGTCTGGAGCGGATTGTCGGAACCGCCCGCGATAACCACCAGCCGCTCGCCGAGCACCCCGGTCAGCACCTGCACCTTGGCGTGCCGGGCGGCGCGCCGGATGGCCTCCACCGTCAACTCGCTGTTGCCGCTGGGGGCCGTGCCGAGCACCACGCACACCGATTCGGGCGAGGTCCAGCCGAGCGCCGCGGCCCGCGAGAGGGCACCCTCGTCCGCCTCGCCGGAGAGCACCGCGTTGACCACCAGCGACTCCAGCCGGGCGTCCCAGGCGCCCCGGGCCTCGGCGGCCTGCGCGTACACCTGGGCCGTCGCGAACGCGATCTCGCGCGCGTAGACCAGGACCGCCTCGCGCAGCACCGACTCGTCACCGGGCGCCGCCACCTCGTCGATGGCCGACTCCATGACCTCGATGGTCGTACGGACCATCTCCACGGTCTGCCGCAGCGTGATCGCCCGGGTCAGCTCCCTGGGCGCGGTGCCGAACACGTCGGTGCTGATGGCCTGCGGCGTCTCGGGATGCCGGAACCACTCCGTGAACGCCGCGATACCGGCCTGGGCGACCAGGCCGATCCAGGAGCGGTTCTCGGGTGGCATCGCCCGATACCACGGGAGCTGCTCGTCCATGCGGGCGATGGCGACCGCCGCGAGCTTGCCGGACGACTTCTCCAATCGGCGGAGCGTCGCGGGATGCGGGTGCGGGGTAGCGGATGCGGGTTCAGGCACGGAGACAAGCCTGCCTTATCGGGTGGGGTGCGCGGGGGCACGGGGTCAGCGCAGGGGCTACCGTGGGCCGATGACGTGGGTGCAGCGGGCTGATGAGCGCTACCGGGGCGGAGTCGAACCGGGTGTCGAGACCTGGCATGCCTTCTCCTTCTCGGGTTTCTACGACCCGGACAACGTGCGGTTCGGACTGCTGGCGGCGTGCAACGAGGAGTACCTCGCGCCCGGCGCCGGGTTCGACGAGCACCCACACCGCGACCTGGAGATCGTCACCTGGGTGATCGAGGGAGAACTCACCCACGAGGACTCCACCGGGCACCGGACGGTTGTCCGCCCCGGCGACGTGCAGCGGCTGAGCGCCGGCAGCGGCGTACGGCACAGCGAGCGCAACGAGGGCAGCCGGCCGTTGCGGTTCGTGCAGATGTGGCTGACGCCTGCGGCCTGGGGCGGCGAACCCGAGTACGAGGTGGTACGGGGCATCTCCGACGCCACCCCGTACGCGCTGGAGCGCACCGAGGCGGTGCTGCACCCGCGCCGGCTCGCGGACGGCGCGCACACCGAACTGCCCGACGCGCCGGCGATCTACGTCCACGTGGTGCGCGGCGGGCTGCGGCTGGCGGGCGAGACGCTGGGCCCGGGGGACGCCGCGCGCCTGTTCGAGCGGCCGGGGCTGCGGGGCACGGCGGTGGGCGAGACGGAGTTCCTGGTCTGGGAGATGCACGCGGAGCCCGACTACGGCTTCTAGGGCCGGCGGGTATGGCCGCGGGCGTGTCGACGCGCCGGACGGTTGACGCCCCGGGGGCCCGGGGGCCGGTGACGGGCGAGCCCTCCCGCGGCGGCGCCCGTCACCGGTCCGTAAGCGAGCGGAGGGCGTCAGGTTCGTGCCAGCTCGGCGAGCACCGCGTCGGTGAGAACCGGCCATGCCTCGATGGCCCACGGGCCGAACGCCCGGTTCGTCAGCGCCACGCAGGCCGCGCCGGCCGCCGGGTCCACCCACAGGAACGTGCCGGCCTGCCCGAAGTGGCCGAACGTGGCGGGCGAGGAGGCGGAGCCCGTCCAGTGCGGCGACTTGTGCGCGCGGATCTCGAAGCCGAGGCCCCAGTCGTTCGGCCGCTGGTTCCCGTAGCCGGGCAGCACGCCGCCAAGGCCCGGGAAGACCACGGACGTCGCGTCGGCGAGGGTCTGCCGCGCGACCAGGCGGGGGTGTTGCAACTCGGCGGCGAAGGCGACCAGGTCGGCCACGGTGGAGACCGCGTCCTTGGCCGGCGAACCGGCCAGCTCGCTGTCGG includes these proteins:
- a CDS encoding ACP S-malonyltransferase; the protein is MLVLVAPGQGAQTPGFLTPWLELPGVEDQLRAWSTVLDLDLVHYGTKADEDEIRDTAVAQPLLVAAALVSAQQLFPTAEDFSAKVGVAAGHSVGEVAAAALTGVLSTVDALRLVRKRGLAMAEAAAVAETGMAALLGGDQDVVLPHLEKLGLTPANVNGAGQIVAAGTVEQLAALAADKPEGTRKVVPLKVAGAFHTQHMAPAVAALASAATQLVPADPHTRYVSNKDGQLVADGKDVIDRLVGQVASPVRWDLCMETFSDLGATALIEVAPGGALTGLAKRALPGVQHVALKKPDHLEAARTLIAEHAVPAE
- a CDS encoding helix-turn-helix domain-containing protein, translating into MPEPASATPHPHPATLRRLEKSSGKLAAVAIARMDEQLPWYRAMPPENRSWIGLVAQAGIAAFTEWFRHPETPQAISTDVFGTAPRELTRAITLRQTVEMVRTTIEVMESAIDEVAAPGDESVLREAVLVYAREIAFATAQVYAQAAEARGAWDARLESLVVNAVLSGEADEGALSRAAALGWTSPESVCVVLGTAPSGNSELTVEAIRRAARHAKVQVLTGVLGERLVVIAGGSDNPLQTAKALIGPFAPGPVVAGPVVGDLVSATRSAGAAAAGLKASAAWPDAPRPVLADDLLPERAMAGDPAAREQLVEEIYRPLSEAGSALLETLSVYLEQASSLEGAARMLFVHPNTVRYRLRRVTDVTGWSPSDVRSAFTLRIALILGRLTDAGT
- a CDS encoding pirin family protein, translated to MTWVQRADERYRGGVEPGVETWHAFSFSGFYDPDNVRFGLLAACNEEYLAPGAGFDEHPHRDLEIVTWVIEGELTHEDSTGHRTVVRPGDVQRLSAGSGVRHSERNEGSRPLRFVQMWLTPAAWGGEPEYEVVRGISDATPYALERTEAVLHPRRLADGAHTELPDAPAIYVHVVRGGLRLAGETLGPGDAARLFERPGLRGTAVGETEFLVWEMHAEPDYGF
- a CDS encoding serine hydrolase domain-containing protein, encoding MESLRIIENWPVPAAAAAVVRADGTVVGTHGPIRDRFPLASVTKPLVALAALVAVEEGAVELDEPAGPAGSTVRHLLAHTSGLAFDEHRTMAGPGERRIYSNAGFEVLGEHIAAATEIPFPEYVRQAVFEPLGMADSELAGSPAKDAVSTVADLVAFAAELQHPRLVARQTLADATSVVFPGLGGVLPGYGNQRPNDWGLGFEIRAHKSPHWTGSASSPATFGHFGQAGTFLWVDPAAGAACVALTNRAFGPWAIEAWPVLTDAVLAELART